The DNA region AATCAACAACAGGTAGATCTATAGGACATACACGAACACATACTTCACAAGCAAtgcatttatcaaattcaaAATGGATTCGGCCGCGAAAACGCTCGGatgtaattaatttttcataaggATATTGAATAGTTACAGGTAAACGATTTGCGTGGGATAAGGTAATCATGAACCCCTGACCAATGTACCTTACGGCTCGTACTGTTTGTTGACCGTAATTCATGAACCCAGTTACCATAGGGAACATATCGTAAAGATCTATGAATAATTTTatgtttgtttctttctcttgtttgaTATTTGAGAGAAGTCGTAAATCTAGAATAtcctattccttttttttcctttacaatGAAATGAGTTGGAAAGAAGTTGTTAATAATAGATTACCGAGGGAAATgggtaaaagaaatttccatccAAGATTTAATAATTGGTCTATTCTTAGTCTAGGTAAAGTCCATCTTGTTGTGATAGAAATAAACAAGAACAAATAAGTTTTAGCTAATGtaataaaaataccaattgtCGTTCCAAACACTCTACctactttatttatttcaaatagcTCGGGAACGAATATATAAGGAATAGAGATATTCCAACCCCCTAAGTAAAGAACTGTTACAAATAACGAAGAAACTAATAGATTTAGATAGGAAGCAACGTAAAATAACCCAAATTTGATACCCGAATATTCGGTTTGATAACCTGCTACtaattcttcttctgcttctggtAAATCAAAAGGTAATCTCTCGCATTCTGCTAgggaagaaattagaaaaacgaAAAACCCTATAGGTTGACGCCACAAATTCCATCCCCAAAAACCATATTTGGACTGGGCCTCAACTATATCAACTGTACTTGAACTGTTAGATAATCATAGTCGATGATAACATCACTATTCCCATCGCTATTCCAGAACCGTACGTGAGATTTTCACCTCATACGGCTCCTCGAGGGCCATCAATAAATCTAAGGACCAAATTGATATTATTTATATTGATATGTTTGTAGTATAATACTATAATATCGATTCGAAATTAAATATAttcaattaaatatatattctatATAGATAGAGTTAAAACCGATCGGAAGGTCCTGAATTAGACCAATGAAATTCTGTCTGCTataataataactaaaaaagcACTTCTGAATTGATCTCATcctttaataattaaaatttttctttattgagtAATAACTTAATCCTTCAATAAAATACTCTTTGTAAAAAtatcaatagatatttcaacccATTCTTTTtgattacgaaaaaaaaaaaaaaaattatacattagttcctgaataattttttttttttttttcgttcctattcttctttctgaaaaaggggggtttcaaaaaaaggaTTATTTCGTTCCTGATAGTCATTTTGGAATCTGTGGATAGGAGCATACTCTGAATCGGAATCGTGGGTAGTACTGCTTGATCATTTCTACTAACTTCAAGCCCCAATTACTATTCTTTTTATGTTATGTAAAAATTCCTTTTGGATAATTTATATAACAAATCTCTATTACGAATCCtttatgtattttggtgttccTAACCATCCACTGATTTTTGCTCAATCACCCGTTATGGTAATACATCGAAACGATAGTGAAAACTCTATACGGTTGATCTTTTGAGTTGAGCCCGCTTCAAGCCAGGATGACTAATCAACCAATCTTGGGGTAAAAGTCTTgcttatatttacttttttgtttaattcttgTACGTAGGAAATGAGACTCAATCTTTTTACTGCTAATTTCTAAGCTGTTTTCTTTCACTCATACAACTATCTGATTTAGGTCATCAAACTGAATGATGAATAAAAAAGGAGATAtctattcaatttcttttcgaaaaataaagaaaagagaattttATGTTTTAACGAATCGCACGTAGAGATATTGATAATACACAAAGAGTTAATGGTATTTCATAACTAATCGATTGAGCAGCGGCTCGTAGACCAcctaaaaaagaatatttattatttgatccATATCCTGACATAAGAAGTCCAATGGGAGCAATACTGGAAATGGCAATCCATAAAAAAACACCGATATTGAGATCAGATAAAACAAAGTGATAACTAAAAGGAATTACTGAATAACTTAGTAAAATGGATATAACTGCTATGGATGGTCCTATACTGAATAAACGAATATCTCCTCTAGATGGAAAAAGATTCTCTTTGAAAATAAGTTTTGTGCCATCTGCTaaagcttgaagaattcccAAAGGACCGGCGTATTCGGGACCAATACGTTGTTGTATTCCTGCAGATATTTCTCTTTCTAACCACACAATTACGAGTACACCTATTGTGATTCCCAATACAAGAGTCAAAATAGGTAAAAACATCCCTATGATTCCATAGACTTCTTTTAAAGATTCTAATCTAGAAAAAGAATTTATATCTTGTACTTCTGTTGTATCAATTATCATTTTAACGGTCAACTTCTCCCATAATGATATCTATGCTACCTAGTATTGTCATAATATCGGCCAATTTCATTCTTTTAACTAACTGAGGAATAATTTGCAAATTGATAAAACCAGGTGGACGAATTTTCCACCTCCAAGGAAAACCACTCTGATCtcctattaaaaaaattcccaattctcCCTTTGGGGCTTCAACTCTTACATAAAGTTCTTGCTTCGGCAATTCAAAAGTAGGAGAAGGTTTTTTACTAATGAATCGGTATTCAAAATCATTCCATTCGGGATCCCTTTCTCTAGCAAAGCACCGGGTTTCTAAATTCTCATAGGGCCCCCCTGGAATTCCTTCCAGGGCctgttggataatttttatagatTCCGTTATTTCACCGATTCGGACTAAATAGCGAGCTAATGAATCCCCTTCTTTTTGCCAATGGATTTCCCAATCCATTTCGTCGTAACATTCATAATGATCAACTTTACGAAGATCCCATTGGATTCCGGAAGCTCGTAGCATTGGTCCCGATAAACCCCAATTTATTGCTTCTTCTGGACCAATAATGCCTACCCCCTCAACTCGttctaaaaaaataggattTCGCGTAATAAGTTTTTGATATTCAGAAACCGCTGTTAAAAAATAATCACAGAAATCCAAACATTTATCTATCCATCCATAAGGTAGATCGGCCGCTACTCCTCCGATACGAAAATAATTATGCATCATTCTCATACCGGTGGCAGCTTCGAATAGATCATATACTAAttctctttctctgaaaatatagaaaaaaggaGTCTGTGCACCAATATCTGCCATAAAGGGGCCAAGCCATAACAGATGAGAAGCTATACGACTCAACTCTAACATAATTACTCTGATATAACTGGCTCTTTTAGGTACTTGAATATTTCCCAACTGTTCTGGTCCATTTACTGTTATTGCTTCTGT from Rhodamnia argentea isolate NSW1041297 unplaced genomic scaffold, ASM2092103v1 Rarg_v2.45, whole genome shotgun sequence includes:
- the LOC125313470 gene encoding NAD(P)H-quinone oxidoreductase subunit 1, chloroplastic codes for the protein MIIDTTEVQDINSFSRLESLKEVYGIIGMFLPILTLVLGITIGVLVIVWLEREISAGIQQRIGPEYAGPLGILQALADGTKLIFKENLFPSRGDIRLFSIGPSIAVISILLSYSVIPFSYHFVLSDLNIGVFLWIAISSIAPIGLLMSGYGSNNKYSFLGGLRAAAQSISYEIPLTLCVLSISLLSNSSSTVDIVEAQSKYGFWGWNLWRQPIGFFVFLISSLAECERLPFDLPEAEEELVAGYQTEYSGIKFGLFYVASYLNLLVSSLFVTVLYLGGWNISIPYIFVPELFEINKVGRVFGTTIGIFITLAKTYLFLFISITTRWTLPRLRIDQLLNLGWKFLLPISLGNLLLTTSFQLISL